In Candidatus Blochmannia vicinus, one DNA window encodes the following:
- the nuoN gene encoding NADH-quinone oxidoreductase subunit NuoN — protein sequence MIITWIQIIALLPVLIIGITIIIIMLSISYRRNLFLHALLTIFGLSVAIVSLGIVQHQGVQNIFQSICIDNFAILYIILVLVSSLASAILAYNWLLSYPSNRDEFYLLLLISSIGGMLLASTSHLGILFLGIELISLPLFGLIGYSFFKKFSLEASIKYIILSGISSSFILFGIALIYAATGCLSFTGISRVLHLITSHQSILLLIIGLGMVMVGFGFKLSLVPFHLWTPDVYQGASSSVSLYLTTSSKIAIISVLIRLFMIFPDQYNKIFYIFLSGTACCSTLFGNLMAIKQNNIKRVLAYSSIAHIGYTLIGVIAALQTNPMALEAIGVYLISYLLANIGAFGVIAIMSVFCADAYTTDVLLTYRGLFWRQPMLSVLFTIIILSLAGIPMTLGFIGKFYLFVLGVNSQLWWLTIFIAMSSVISIIYYLRIIINLYLNPSRNCLSINSNSTSSWIITPYGILVIIVSFFILFLGVYPRPMIYFIHFIHSGNVIGSF from the coding sequence ATGATAATAACTTGGATACAAATAATCGCATTATTGCCTGTACTAATTATTGGAATAACAATAATTATTATTATGCTATCTATTTCATATCGTCGTAACTTATTTTTACATGCTTTATTGACAATATTTGGATTGAGTGTAGCAATAGTATCACTTGGAATAGTACAGCATCAAGGTGTTCAAAATATTTTTCAATCAATATGTATCGATAATTTTGCTATATTATATATAATATTAGTATTGGTTTCTAGTTTAGCAAGTGCTATATTGGCTTATAATTGGTTATTGAGTTATCCAAGTAATCGTGATGAATTTTATTTGTTATTACTTATTTCTAGTATTGGTGGGATGTTATTAGCAAGTACTAGTCATTTGGGTATATTGTTTTTAGGAATAGAATTAATTTCATTACCGTTATTTGGATTGATAGGTTATTCTTTCTTTAAAAAATTTTCTTTAGAAGCAAGTATTAAATATATTATATTATCTGGGATATCCTCATCATTTATATTGTTTGGTATAGCATTAATATACGCTGCAACTGGCTGTTTATCTTTTACTGGCATTAGCCGTGTACTACATCTTATCACATCGCACCAGTCTATACTGTTATTAATTATAGGATTGGGCATGGTGATGGTTGGATTTGGATTTAAATTGTCATTGGTTCCATTTCATTTATGGACTCCTGATGTATATCAAGGAGCTTCTTCTTCAGTATCGTTATATCTAACAACTAGTAGCAAAATAGCTATAATATCAGTTTTGATACGATTGTTTATGATTTTTCCTGATCAGTATAATAAGATATTTTATATATTTTTATCAGGCACTGCATGTTGTTCAACGCTATTTGGAAATTTAATGGCCATTAAACAAAATAATATTAAGCGGGTTTTAGCTTATTCTTCGATTGCACATATAGGTTATACATTAATTGGTGTAATTGCAGCATTACAAACTAATCCAATGGCTTTAGAAGCCATTGGTGTTTATCTGATAAGCTATTTGCTTGCTAATATAGGGGCATTTGGTGTGATTGCTATTATGTCAGTTTTTTGTGCTGATGCGTATACAACAGATGTATTATTGACATATCGTGGTCTTTTTTGGCGTCAACCAATGTTATCAGTATTATTTACAATTATAATATTATCTTTAGCAGGAATACCGATGACATTAGGTTTTATTGGTAAATTTTATTTATTTGTATTAGGGGTGAATAGTCAACTATGGTGGCTTACTATCTTTATAGCAATGAGCAGTGTTATTAGTATAATTTATTATTTAAGAATAATAATAAATTTATATCTTAATCCTAGTAGAAATTGTCTTAGTATTAATTCTAATTCTACGTCTAGTTGGATTATTACTCCATATGGAATATTAGTGATTATTGTATCTTTTTTTATATTATTTTTAGGAGTATATCCACGACCTATGATTTATTTTATTCATTTTATACATTCAGGTAATGTGATTGGATCATTTTAA
- the nuoH gene encoding NADH-quinone oxidoreductase subunit NuoH, translating into MIFCSSEIITIHWCSSVLHAMIILLVVVSCGAYMSFLERRLLALFQNRYGPNRVGWNGLLQLWADLIKIMFKEDWVPPFSDRFIFILAPVIAFVSSLMSVLIIPFTPTWVILDCNIGVLFFLMMSGLTVYSVLFAGWASNNKYALIGSVRAAAQALSYEVFLGLSVMGVVAKSGSFNLKNIVEDQLYLWNIIPQFLGFITFFLAGIALCHRHPFDQPESEQELAAGYHIEYSGIKFSLFFISEYISMIVISSFIVTLFFGGWQGPWLPPIIWFVGKTFLFLMLFVLIRAALPRPRYDQVMLIGWKFLLPVTLFNLLITAVIILL; encoded by the coding sequence ATGATTTTTTGTTCGTCAGAAATTATTACAATACATTGGTGTTCTTCTGTTCTTCATGCAATGATTATTTTGTTAGTGGTAGTTTCGTGTGGTGCGTATATGAGTTTTTTAGAGCGTAGATTGTTAGCATTATTTCAAAATCGTTATGGTCCTAATCGGGTAGGTTGGAATGGATTATTGCAGTTATGGGCTGATTTAATTAAGATCATGTTTAAAGAAGATTGGGTCCCTCCATTTTCTGATCGTTTTATATTTATTTTAGCTCCAGTAATAGCTTTTGTTTCATCATTAATGAGTGTGTTAATTATTCCGTTTACTCCTACATGGGTAATATTAGATTGTAATATTGGAGTATTATTTTTTCTTATGATGTCAGGATTAACGGTTTATTCGGTGTTATTTGCAGGTTGGGCAAGTAATAATAAGTATGCTTTAATTGGGTCTGTGCGTGCTGCAGCGCAAGCTCTGAGTTATGAGGTGTTTTTAGGATTATCTGTAATGGGTGTAGTTGCTAAATCTGGGTCGTTTAATTTAAAAAATATAGTTGAAGATCAACTATATTTATGGAATATAATTCCTCAATTTTTAGGATTTATTACATTTTTTTTGGCAGGTATAGCTTTGTGTCATAGACATCCATTTGATCAACCAGAATCAGAGCAAGAGCTAGCTGCTGGTTATCATATTGAATACTCTGGTATTAAATTTAGTTTGTTTTTTATTTCTGAATACATCAGTATGATTGTAATTTCATCATTTATTGTAACATTATTTTTTGGTGGTTGGCAAGGACCTTGGCTTCCTCCTATTATCTGGTTTGTCGGTAAAACTTTTTTATTTTTAATGTTATTTGTATTAATACGGGCGGCGTTGCCGCGTCCACGCTACGATCAAGTTATGTTGATAGGTTGGAAGTTTCTTTTGCCTGTTACGTTGTTTAATTTATTAATCACTGCTGTTATTATTTTATTATAA
- the yfaE gene encoding class I ribonucleotide reductase maintenance protein YfaE yields MIFNCKIFIFSKKYLNIRFSHNNNTYRSLLEALEIHHIPLINYQCRSGYCGSCRALLIKGKVRYHTEPLSYINSNEILTCCCAPIEHIILKLL; encoded by the coding sequence ATGATTTTCAACTGTAAAATATTTATTTTTTCAAAAAAATATCTAAACATACGATTTTCTCATAACAATAACACATATCGATCTTTATTAGAAGCATTAGAAATACACCATATACCACTGATAAATTATCAATGCCGATCAGGTTATTGCGGAAGTTGCCGAGCCTTATTAATAAAAGGAAAAGTACGATATCATACAGAACCTTTAAGTTATATTAATTCTAATGAAATTCTGACTTGCTGTTGTGCTCCTATAGAACATATTATATTAAAATTGTTATAA
- the nuoI gene encoding NADH-quinone oxidoreductase subunit NuoI, translated as MNLRKIFIDIGSILRSIWMIGMQAFSPRETQMYPDVPCIPSHRYRGRIVLTRDSSGQERCVACNLCAVACPVGCISLKKGESVDGRWYPEFFRINFSRCIFCGMCEEACPTAAIQLTSDFEMSDFKRNDLVYEKSDLLISGPGKYVEYDFYRFSGKEILDKKKGDAKNEVRPISVKNILP; from the coding sequence ATGAATTTGAGAAAGATTTTTATAGATATCGGTTCTATATTACGTAGTATCTGGATGATAGGCATGCAGGCATTCAGTCCGCGTGAGACTCAGATGTATCCTGATGTTCCGTGTATTCCATCACATAGATATCGTGGTCGTATTGTATTGACTCGAGATTCTTCAGGCCAAGAACGGTGTGTAGCTTGTAATTTATGCGCTGTAGCTTGTCCAGTAGGATGTATTTCTTTAAAAAAGGGAGAATCTGTAGATGGACGATGGTATCCAGAATTTTTTAGGATCAATTTTTCTAGGTGTATTTTTTGTGGTATGTGTGAGGAAGCGTGTCCAACTGCGGCTATTCAGTTAACTTCAGATTTTGAAATGAGTGATTTTAAAAGGAACGATTTAGTGTATGAAAAATCTGATTTATTAATATCGGGTCCTGGTAAATATGTAGAATATGATTTTTATCGATTTTCTGGCAAAGAAATATTGGATAAAAAAAAGGGAGACGCAAAAAATGAAGTACGGCCTATAAGCGTTAAAAATATATTGCCTTAA
- the nuoJ gene encoding NADH-quinone oxidoreductase subunit J has translation MTVLFYVSGIIAIISTICVIVHYHPVHALLYLIVSFISISCNFFSLGASFAGAVEIIIYAGAIMILFVFVIMMLNAKTITFIEQKKSRFLNPILGCGAVLLTSILLIILLYVSFGLKDCFIDVNRPIVDSKQIGILLFGPYLLMVELASFLLLSALISVFHLARDHKLSDNYIVSDQSQE, from the coding sequence ATGACAGTTTTGTTTTATGTTTCTGGTATTATAGCAATAATATCTACAATATGTGTAATCGTGCATTATCATCCGGTACATGCTTTATTATATTTAATAGTTTCATTTATATCTATATCGTGTAATTTTTTTTCTTTAGGAGCATCTTTTGCTGGTGCTGTGGAGATTATTATTTATGCAGGAGCTATTATGATTTTATTTGTATTTGTAATAATGATGCTTAATGCAAAAACTATTACATTTATAGAACAAAAAAAAAGTAGATTTTTAAATCCTATATTAGGCTGTGGTGCTGTATTACTTACAAGTATTTTACTTATTATTTTGTTGTATGTTTCTTTTGGATTAAAAGATTGTTTTATCGATGTAAATAGACCAATCGTAGATTCAAAGCAAATTGGCATTTTATTATTTGGGCCATATCTATTAATGGTAGAGTTAGCATCATTTTTGTTATTAAGTGCATTAATCTCTGTGTTTCATTTAGCACGAGATCATAAATTATCTGATAATTATATTGTTTCTGATCAGTCGCAAGAATAA
- the nuoK gene encoding NADH-quinone oxidoreductase subunit NuoK gives MIPLSHGLSLSIILFILGLVGLIIRRNMLFILLGLEIMINSAASAFVIVGSYLGQSDGQVMYMLVITLAASESAISLALLLQLYRRCNTLQIDKISGMRG, from the coding sequence ATGATCCCTTTATCGCATGGTCTTAGTTTATCTATAATTTTATTTATATTAGGATTAGTAGGCCTAATAATAAGACGTAATATGTTATTTATATTATTAGGACTAGAAATTATGATTAACTCGGCTGCTTCAGCTTTTGTAATTGTCGGATCTTATTTAGGGCAATCAGATGGTCAAGTTATGTATATGTTAGTAATTACTTTAGCTGCTTCTGAATCTGCCATTTCTTTAGCTTTATTACTTCAATTATATCGTCGTTGTAATACCTTGCAAATTGATAAAATTAGTGGGATGCGTGGATGA
- the nuoM gene encoding NADH-quinone oxidoreductase subunit M: MLLLILIFIPFTFGLLCWQSERIGHSMPRWFALFGMGITFFITLFLWKNKCNHVLDIYSEGYVFPQWQLECIYPWIPRFGINFHLALDGFSLLMVTLSGFLGCMAVLCSWREINRYQGLFYLNLLWILGGVIGVFLSIDMFLFFFFWEIMLVPMYFLISLWGHKEVNRSDRINTATKFFVYTQFSGLLMLVSIITLVSINYNIHGVWSFGYQDLLNTILSSNMEYLIMLGFFFAFAVKMPIVPFHAWLPDVHSQSPTAGSVDLAGILLKTAAYGFFRFVLPLFPCASKSFAPIAMCLGLLNIFYGACMAFVQTDVKRLIAYASISHMGFVLIAIYSGVQLSYQGAVIHMISHSLTIAGMFILCGQLYERIHTRDIRLMGGLWNRVHLIPAFYLCFAAATLGLPGTGNFIGEVAILFGSFKVVPVITILACFGILFSSIYSLILIQRMNFGPILIATVSRSRLLMSMTLREKCIIIILLSCIFLLGFYPQYILDTSCMTMQSIYVWLKGYNYLI, translated from the coding sequence ATGTTATTACTTATTTTAATATTTATTCCTTTTACTTTTGGATTGTTATGTTGGCAATCAGAGCGAATAGGGCATTCGATGCCTCGTTGGTTTGCTTTATTTGGAATGGGTATAACATTTTTTATCACTTTGTTTTTATGGAAAAATAAGTGTAATCATGTGTTGGATATATACTCAGAAGGGTATGTATTTCCTCAATGGCAATTAGAATGTATATATCCTTGGATTCCAAGGTTCGGGATTAATTTTCATTTAGCGTTAGATGGATTTTCTTTATTAATGGTGACATTATCCGGTTTTTTAGGATGTATGGCAGTGTTATGTTCTTGGCGTGAAATTAATCGTTATCAAGGTCTTTTTTATCTCAATTTATTATGGATTTTAGGCGGAGTTATCGGTGTTTTTTTGTCAATTGATATGTTTTTATTCTTTTTTTTCTGGGAAATAATGCTTGTTCCGATGTATTTTTTAATATCTTTATGGGGACATAAAGAAGTGAATAGAAGTGATCGTATTAATACTGCTACTAAATTTTTTGTTTATACTCAATTTAGTGGATTATTAATGTTAGTTTCTATTATTACTCTTGTTTCTATAAATTATAATATACACGGGGTGTGGTCTTTTGGTTATCAAGATTTATTGAATACGATATTATCATCGAATATGGAATATTTGATTATGTTAGGGTTTTTTTTTGCTTTTGCAGTAAAAATGCCAATCGTTCCATTTCATGCATGGTTACCAGATGTTCATAGTCAATCTCCTACTGCTGGTTCAGTAGATTTAGCAGGAATTTTATTAAAAACAGCAGCTTATGGATTTTTCCGATTTGTTTTGCCGTTATTTCCTTGTGCTTCTAAATCTTTTGCCCCAATTGCTATGTGTTTAGGTTTATTAAATATTTTTTATGGAGCCTGTATGGCATTTGTACAAACTGATGTTAAGCGTTTAATTGCATACGCTAGTATATCTCACATGGGATTTGTATTGATCGCAATTTATAGTGGCGTTCAATTATCATATCAAGGTGCTGTTATACACATGATTTCTCATAGTTTAACAATTGCTGGAATGTTTATACTTTGTGGTCAATTATATGAACGCATACATACTAGAGATATACGTTTAATGGGAGGACTATGGAATCGTGTGCATTTAATTCCTGCATTTTATTTATGTTTTGCAGCGGCAACATTAGGATTACCGGGGACTGGAAATTTTATTGGAGAAGTAGCTATTTTGTTTGGTAGTTTTAAAGTAGTTCCTGTAATTACAATACTAGCTTGCTTTGGGATACTATTTTCATCAATTTATTCTCTTATTTTGATACAACGTATGAATTTTGGTCCAATATTAATTGCCACGGTCAGTAGAAGTAGGTTATTAATGAGTATGACATTACGAGAAAAGTGCATCATTATAATATTGTTATCATGTATTTTTTTACTTGGTTTTTACCCGCAATATATTTTGGATACTTCTTGTATGACTATGCAAAGTATTTATGTTTGGTTAAAAGGATACAACTATTTAATATAA
- the nrdB gene encoding class Ia ribonucleoside-diphosphate reductase subunit beta yields the protein MTYTTFSQNKNNQLLEPMFLGQPVNIARFDQQKHSIFEKLIEKQLSFFWRPEEIDISKDRIDFQSLPEHEKHIFISNLKYQTLLDSIQGRSPNIALLPLISIPELETWVETWSFFETIHSRSYTHIIRNIVNHPSLIFDDIINNKEILKRAKDVAMYYDNLIELTSYYHILGPGIHRINNKTITVNLHELKKKLYLCLISVNVLEAIRFYVSFACSFAFAERKLMEGNAKIIRFIARDEALHLNSTQHILNLMRSGLDDPEMADISSECQEESYELFLMAAEQEKNWAKYLFKDGSMIGLNKDILCQYIEYITNMRMQAIGLKMPFNTKSNVIPWINSWLSSDNVQVAPQEVEASSYLVGQIDSNIKDDEFNDFQL from the coding sequence ATGACTTATACAACTTTCTCTCAAAATAAAAATAATCAACTACTTGAGCCAATGTTTTTGGGGCAACCAGTGAATATTGCTCGATTTGACCAACAAAAACATTCCATTTTTGAAAAACTAATCGAAAAACAACTTTCTTTTTTTTGGCGTCCAGAAGAAATAGATATTTCTAAAGATCGAATAGATTTTCAATCATTACCAGAACACGAAAAACACATTTTCATTAGCAATTTAAAATACCAAACATTATTAGATTCTATTCAAGGACGCAGCCCCAATATAGCTCTATTACCATTAATTTCAATACCAGAACTAGAAACTTGGGTAGAAACTTGGTCATTTTTTGAAACTATCCACTCCCGTTCTTATACTCATATTATTCGTAATATTGTTAATCATCCATCCTTAATATTCGATGATATTATCAATAACAAAGAAATTTTGAAACGCGCAAAAGATGTTGCAATGTACTATGATAATTTAATTGAATTAACCAGTTATTATCATATTTTAGGGCCTGGAATCCATCGTATTAATAATAAAACTATCACAGTAAACTTACATGAACTCAAAAAAAAGTTATATTTATGTCTAATTAGCGTTAACGTATTAGAAGCTATTCGTTTTTATGTAAGTTTCGCTTGCTCTTTTGCATTTGCTGAACGAAAACTCATGGAAGGTAACGCAAAAATCATACGATTTATAGCCCGTGATGAGGCCTTACATTTAAACTCTACTCAACATATCCTTAATCTAATGCGCTCTGGATTAGATGATCCAGAAATGGCTGACATCAGTTCAGAATGTCAAGAAGAAAGTTATGAGCTATTCTTAATGGCTGCAGAACAAGAAAAAAATTGGGCTAAATACTTGTTCAAGGATGGTTCTATGATAGGTTTAAACAAAGACATACTATGTCAATATATTGAATACATTACCAATATGCGTATGCAGGCAATCGGGCTGAAAATGCCCTTTAACACTAAATCTAATGTAATACCCTGGATCAATTCTTGGTTATCATCGGACAATGTTCAAGTAGCACCCCAAGAAGTAGAAGCTAGTTCTTATCTAGTAGGTCAAATTGATTCTAATATTAAAGATGATGAATTTAATGATTTTCAACTGTAA
- the nuoL gene encoding NADH-quinone oxidoreductase subunit L: MSLLFLTILFPFLGFTILAISQGKWSENISAIIGVGTVGISLCITVCIMFNFYWNVSNYTTFVFVQNLWTWFSIHALCITVALRLDGLSLVMLSLITGVGFIIHLYAIWYMSGCEGYSRFFAYTNLFMANMILLVLSDNLLLMYFGWEGVGLCSYLLVGFYYFDSRNGMAALKTFIITRFGDICLICALFMIFDQYQTLSFSGLLALELKCPSSYHFFSNTTWISFMLLIGAVGKSAQLPLQTWLTSAMVGPTPVSALIHAATMVTSGVYLIIRMNNFFLMAPNILYLIGVIGSLTIVLFGCSALLQSNIKKILAYSTISQIGYMFLALGGRHWGAAMFHLVTHAFFKALLFLAAGSLIYSCRYEQNIFKMGGLYKSIPFIYICFLIGGASLSGVPIITAGFYSKELIMLKTLVNHDYFFLFSGLIGIFLTPIYTFRMIFVVFHGSNKIEPRICNKITQNFPLVALLLLSTCIGGWIKLPLSVDIVGTDTNTICNYSQIYFEIASSFLVIFGIWFASIFWLDSLNSITGQIVKPHLSEIVKRYIILLCYYGWGFDWLYKLVFVKPYLFITKKLSYSDPVNIIINIFISLLCWLKSGLVLSANGKLNWYIVAMNIGAVIIFIMILTYDHI; this comes from the coding sequence ATGAGTCTACTTTTTTTAACTATACTGTTTCCGTTTTTAGGATTTACTATATTAGCTATTTCTCAAGGAAAATGGTCTGAAAATATTTCCGCTATAATAGGAGTGGGTACGGTAGGTATATCGCTATGTATTACTGTATGTATAATGTTTAATTTTTATTGGAATGTTAGTAATTACACGACTTTTGTGTTTGTTCAGAATCTTTGGACGTGGTTTTCTATTCATGCTTTATGTATTACTGTAGCGCTTAGGTTAGATGGATTATCTTTGGTAATGTTATCATTAATAACTGGAGTGGGATTTATTATTCATTTATATGCTATTTGGTATATGAGTGGATGTGAAGGTTATTCTCGTTTTTTTGCTTATACTAATTTATTTATGGCAAATATGATACTTTTAGTATTATCTGATAATTTATTGTTGATGTATTTTGGATGGGAAGGAGTAGGTTTATGTAGTTATTTATTAGTTGGGTTTTATTATTTTGATTCTAGAAATGGAATGGCAGCACTAAAGACGTTTATTATAACTCGTTTTGGAGATATATGTTTGATATGTGCGCTGTTTATGATTTTTGATCAATATCAAACCTTAAGTTTTAGTGGACTGTTAGCATTAGAACTAAAATGTCCTTCATCGTATCATTTTTTTAGTAATACTACATGGATATCTTTTATGTTGCTTATTGGAGCAGTAGGTAAATCGGCTCAGTTACCTTTACAAACCTGGCTAACAAGCGCTATGGTTGGTCCAACTCCGGTGTCTGCATTAATCCATGCAGCTACTATGGTGACTTCTGGTGTATATTTAATAATTCGTATGAATAATTTTTTTTTGATGGCTCCAAATATTTTATATTTGATTGGTGTTATCGGTTCATTGACTATAGTGTTATTCGGTTGTTCAGCGTTATTACAAAGTAATATTAAAAAAATTTTAGCATATTCTACTATTAGCCAGATAGGATACATGTTTTTAGCCTTGGGAGGACGTCATTGGGGAGCTGCTATGTTTCATTTAGTAACACATGCTTTTTTTAAAGCATTGTTATTTTTAGCGGCAGGTTCATTAATTTATTCTTGTAGATATGAACAAAATATTTTTAAAATGGGAGGATTATATAAATCTATACCTTTCATTTATATATGTTTTTTAATAGGTGGTGCATCTTTATCTGGAGTACCTATAATTACTGCTGGATTTTATTCAAAAGAATTAATTATGTTAAAAACTTTAGTTAATCATGATTATTTTTTTCTGTTTTCGGGATTAATAGGAATATTTTTGACACCTATTTATACGTTTCGTATGATTTTTGTTGTGTTTCATGGTTCTAATAAAATAGAGCCACGTATATGTAATAAAATTACTCAAAATTTTCCTTTAGTTGCATTGCTGTTGTTATCTACTTGTATTGGTGGATGGATAAAATTACCTTTATCAGTAGATATCGTAGGTACTGATACCAATACGATATGTAATTATAGCCAAATATATTTTGAAATAGCATCTAGTTTTTTAGTGATTTTTGGTATTTGGTTCGCTTCAATTTTTTGGCTGGATTCTTTAAATAGCATTACAGGACAGATTGTTAAGCCTCATTTATCTGAAATAGTAAAGAGATACATAATATTGTTATGTTACTATGGATGGGGGTTTGATTGGTTGTATAAATTAGTATTTGTAAAACCATATTTGTTTATAACAAAAAAATTATCTTATTCTGATCCAGTTAATATAATTATAAATATTTTCATATCATTATTGTGTTGGCTTAAGAGTGGTTTAGTATTGAGTGCAAATGGAAAGCTAAATTGGTATATAGTTGCAATGAATATAGGAGCAGTAATTATATTCATCATGATTTTAACGTATGATCATATCTAA